A genome region from Setaria italica strain Yugu1 chromosome III, Setaria_italica_v2.0, whole genome shotgun sequence includes the following:
- the LOC101777002 gene encoding uncharacterized protein LOC101777002 — MDLPVADPGTERGEGPLLQCPYCDSEAMHKLAQLLLPGLAAVCVDSTTGDLFRKPSVVAVELRKEMVDYITQRSDTFIADALIESEANQETENEMPEDPFEIVSIFMDDFSSTKRNIIGHVSGWLLSDSREDKIDDFVQEMEMTRFWPLDRREAIAEVLLKNVDLKTKFHCPEKYENEERLADHKQQCSFRPVTCPNDGCRAKVSVRCMEDHDAACPFKVLQCEQNCEKRLLRRDMDRHCVTICSMRPMKCPFGCDSSFPERDLEKHCLEFLQEHLLKVLKVIHKKGHSEELKELAQKLEKYDEHGKLAKARDARPLTNVVKDLEAKMKGEPSS, encoded by the exons ATGGACCTTCCAGTAGCGGATCCTGGAACAGAGAGAGGCGAAGGCCCGCTCCTCCAATGCCCGTACTGTGATTCAGAGGCAATGCACAAGCTGGCACAGCTTCTTCTCCCTGGCCTGGCTGCGGTCTGCGTCGACAGCACTACAGGCGATCTGTTCAGGAAGCCCTCCGTTGTTGCAGTTGAGTTGAGGAAGGAGATGGTGGACTACATCACGCAGAGGAGCGATACTTTCATCGCCGATGCTCTTATTGAGTCTGAAGCAAATCAGGAAACCGAGAACGAGATGCCGGAGGACCCTTTCGAAATCGTTTCAATCTTTATGGATGATTTCAGCAGCACCAAGAGGAACATCATTGGCCATGTCTCTGGGTGGCTGCTAAGTGACAGTCGCGAGGATAAGATTGATGATTTTGTCCAGGAGATGGAGATGACCCGGTTCTGGCCACTGGACAGGAGGGAAGCCATTGCTGAGGTCCTCCTCAAGAATGTTGACCTCAAGACCAAGTTCCACTGCCCTGAGAAGTATGAAAACGAGGAGCGACTGGCTGATCACAAGCAACAATGTAGCTTCAGACCTGTTACTTGCCCAAATGATGGATGCCGAGCCAAAGTTTCTGTCCGCTGCATGGAGGATCATGATGCAGCTTGCCCATTCAAGGTCCTTCAGTGTGAGCAGAACTGTGAGAAGCGCCTCCTGAGGCGTGATATGGATAGGCACTGCGTCACCATCTGTTCAATGAGGCCCATGAAGTGCCCATTCGGCTGTGATTCCTCATTCCCTGAGCGCGATCTTGAGAAGCACTGCTTGGAGTTTCTTCAAGAACATTTGCTTAAGGTTCTTAAGGTCATTCACAAGAAAGGGCATTCAGAAGAACTGAAGGAGCTTGCTCAGAAGCTAGAAAAG TATGATGAACATGGTAAGCTGGCTAAAGCTCGGGATGCGAGACCTCTTACTAATGTTGTGAAGGACCTTGAAGCAAAGATGAAAGGTGAACCCTCTAGTTAA